A single region of the Acidithiobacillus acidisediminis genome encodes:
- a CDS encoding SLATT domain-containing protein: MNEPQANQQEKVAALRREAERIEEDATYSSKSHFNAAQVWERCHYWLGIPATAFAAIAGAALFKSYAEVGSALALLASLLAGLMTFLKPNERAAMHRVAAGQFLALRNDARIFREVELLQVELLGKLPERLKALSATRNELNQKSPSVPRSAFDSARKGIEEGEATHKVDKEG, encoded by the coding sequence ATGAACGAACCCCAAGCCAACCAACAGGAAAAGGTTGCGGCCTTGCGTCGGGAAGCCGAGCGGATCGAGGAAGACGCGACTTATTCCAGCAAGAGCCATTTTAATGCCGCGCAGGTGTGGGAACGCTGCCATTACTGGTTGGGTATTCCGGCCACTGCATTTGCCGCTATCGCGGGGGCGGCTCTGTTCAAGAGCTATGCCGAGGTGGGTAGTGCATTGGCACTGCTGGCCTCGCTGCTGGCCGGTCTCATGACGTTTCTCAAGCCAAACGAGCGGGCTGCGATGCATCGGGTTGCGGCGGGACAGTTTCTGGCACTGCGCAACGATGCCCGCATTTTCCGTGAAGTCGAATTGCTGCAGGTGGAACTTCTGGGGAAACTGCCCGAACGCCTGAAGGCGCTTTCGGCCACGCGCAACGAATTGAACCAAAAAAGCCCAAGCGTCCCGCGTAGCGCGTTTGATTCCGCCCGCAAAGGCATCGAAGAAGGCGAAGCGACTCACAAGGTAGATAAGGAAGGTTGA
- a CDS encoding helix-turn-helix domain-containing protein codes for MQQSISNLLTTRDAAAYLRLSESWLNKDRVLTGRIPFVRIGRAVRYRQHDLEQFIAQCQHLSTSDRRGVTQ; via the coding sequence ATGCAACAGAGTATCAGCAATCTCTTAACAACCCGCGATGCCGCAGCCTACCTGCGGCTCTCCGAGTCGTGGCTCAACAAAGACCGCGTCCTTACCGGCCGCATCCCCTTCGTTCGCATCGGCCGAGCGGTCAGATACCGCCAGCACGACTTGGAGCAATTCATAGCCCAGTGCCAACACCTATCCACTTCAGACCGCAGAGGAGTTACGCAATGA
- a CDS encoding SMODS domain-containing nucleotidyltransferase translates to MSVLSFLTSTASSAVLSTTEQSSITTSISTLQSRMSSHFANGVINQHFRFGSSTRGTILPRSMDEQSDIDYMVVFSDGSAAPQTYLNRLKDFVEKRYGSSEIYQSTPTIVLELNHIKFDLVPAIKTWLGGLRIPNGTGGWMITNPNDFNATLEAKNKEHKSLIKPTIRLFKYWNATAGFPFQSFKMEKWVCGLRFWFLANQKDYFLAVIDNLNTSSSYSQWVNNEITRARNIVANVRQYEKDDLPITAENEVKKLFRL, encoded by the coding sequence ATGTCGGTATTGAGTTTTCTCACCAGTACCGCCAGCAGCGCAGTGCTTTCTACTACTGAGCAGTCGTCAATCACGACCTCGATCTCGACATTGCAGTCGCGGATGTCGTCGCATTTCGCCAACGGTGTTATTAACCAGCACTTTCGCTTCGGGTCGTCGACTCGAGGCACGATCCTGCCCCGTTCGATGGATGAGCAGTCTGATATTGATTACATGGTGGTCTTCAGCGATGGCAGCGCTGCCCCGCAGACGTACCTGAATCGATTAAAGGATTTCGTCGAAAAGCGTTATGGATCGTCGGAAATTTATCAGTCAACTCCAACTATTGTGCTTGAGCTGAACCATATCAAATTCGACTTGGTGCCTGCGATAAAAACATGGCTCGGAGGACTTCGGATTCCCAATGGTACAGGTGGCTGGATGATTACGAATCCGAACGACTTCAACGCGACTCTTGAGGCGAAAAACAAGGAACACAAGTCGCTGATTAAACCAACCATTCGGCTATTTAAGTACTGGAATGCAACCGCTGGATTCCCGTTCCAATCCTTTAAGATGGAGAAATGGGTCTGCGGCCTGCGTTTTTGGTTTCTGGCAAATCAGAAGGACTACTTCCTTGCCGTCATTGATAACCTGAACACCAGCTCGTCGTACTCACAGTGGGTGAACAATGAGATCACGCGCGCAAGGAATATCGTGGCTAATGTCAGACAATACGAAAAGGATGATTTGCCGATAACGGCAGAGAATGAGGTCAAGAAGTTGTTCAGGCTCTGA
- a CDS encoding GtrA family protein, with translation MVRFGISGVAGFLVDAGLVALCTQVLSIGPILAQVIAFSVAVTVTWLINRHWTFAEHASDRWLYELARYVTANSVGAAANNAVYVSLVLTITAFSKDPVLAVAAGSLAGMSLNFASSKLIVFKPRRAA, from the coding sequence ATGGTTCGATTCGGGATCTCTGGTGTGGCAGGTTTTCTCGTAGATGCTGGCCTCGTTGCTCTATGTACTCAGGTACTCAGCATTGGTCCCATACTCGCCCAGGTAATCGCGTTCAGTGTAGCGGTCACTGTAACATGGCTAATCAACCGTCATTGGACCTTTGCGGAGCACGCAAGCGATAGATGGCTGTATGAGTTGGCCCGATATGTGACGGCTAATTCTGTTGGCGCGGCAGCGAATAATGCCGTCTACGTTTCCTTGGTTCTCACTATAACCGCATTTTCAAAGGATCCAGTCCTCGCTGTAGCTGCTGGCTCTTTGGCTGGAATGAGTCTTAATTTTGCATCCTCAAAACTCATAGTATTCAAACCACGGCGAGCAGCGTAG
- a CDS encoding DUF927 domain-containing protein, translated as MEYVVSMLPPEFQQVSYVYMFSNSAGIMNPGGSYLKPGIRVHLFFWLTRPVRGAMLAAHLEQFCFQTGFYSVDLNKGGIPMVVLGIDMAPIKSSNQLHYTAEPMIDSGINCDITHQERLGFVAKPADSVNLPDIASDLPGAVNRQRREIRETWAVEHGHQLQSRVAEVDGQRRRYTCLVPTDPNAVRTGRTLQDTRLRGNGAILVLYFTDENTPGSWFVTKGKPWLARRYGDETEIPLEELCPAAVDKVRELGWIEEIRDARDDEVEFPSLRFGPFQVDEKAVTHHSVGKKDIPVVTWLATPIIVDALVRDLSSGQWSYLLKVWDPDGSCHNIRLLATDLTSENFRRALMDHGVRCNTTTKGRELLAYFIQDFPVNRRLTLVESSGWLDEECAVFALPDAVFGIAGDQGTDGYHMAERLMEFMQAYGQAGTLDEWQTHVAALCQGNPLLVLALSAAFLPPLLRLTGMENIGVHFRGPSSSGKTRLLKVASSVWGDPQQYINSWRTTDNALETLAAARNDALLTLDELGSLSAASAGDATYLLGNGQGKGRMRADASARPVTKFRLVFLSSGEISLNQLLHQTNQRSMAGHEVRLLDVKADAGAGMGIIQSLNGFQSARELVDHLDEASRRFYGTPIRAFLTRLLATTEDKDWTVARFDAQIHRLQADWHVRGGDNQVHRVAQRFAAVAAAGELAILWHILPFQEGEAIAAAQWCFQAWLNERGGSESTDIIRAYEALVQKLHLYGSARFEWINRSGQIGLGEGTRVPNPCWGYGKWIDSSEANPQFEFWIPVPTFEAEFCQGVTKQQLAEHLVAKGFMDLPKADTRRVPDMRPMRVYAVKGAILSGELPEEQLDTAVFEVTGGGSG; from the coding sequence GTGGAATATGTGGTCTCAATGCTGCCTCCCGAATTTCAGCAGGTCAGCTACGTGTACATGTTTTCAAATTCAGCGGGCATCATGAATCCGGGCGGCAGTTACTTAAAACCCGGTATCCGGGTACACCTCTTCTTCTGGCTGACCCGCCCCGTCCGAGGGGCCATGTTGGCCGCCCACCTGGAACAATTCTGCTTTCAGACTGGATTCTACAGTGTGGACTTGAACAAGGGTGGCATACCCATGGTGGTACTTGGTATTGATATGGCGCCGATCAAATCATCAAACCAGCTGCACTATACGGCGGAACCGATGATTGATAGCGGAATCAATTGTGACATCACCCACCAGGAGCGTCTGGGTTTCGTGGCTAAACCCGCAGACAGCGTGAACCTGCCGGATATTGCATCCGACTTGCCAGGCGCGGTAAATCGGCAAAGAAGGGAGATCAGGGAAACCTGGGCGGTGGAACATGGCCATCAGTTGCAAAGCCGAGTTGCCGAGGTGGATGGGCAACGCCGCCGTTACACCTGTCTGGTGCCTACTGATCCCAATGCGGTCCGCACAGGACGGACTTTGCAGGATACGAGGTTGCGGGGGAATGGCGCCATCTTGGTGCTCTATTTCACGGACGAAAACACCCCCGGGTCCTGGTTTGTAACCAAGGGTAAGCCTTGGCTCGCCCGGCGTTATGGTGACGAGACGGAGATTCCTCTTGAGGAGTTGTGTCCGGCAGCCGTCGATAAGGTGCGAGAACTGGGCTGGATCGAGGAGATTCGTGACGCAAGAGACGACGAGGTCGAATTTCCCTCTTTGCGCTTTGGTCCTTTCCAAGTGGATGAGAAGGCGGTGACCCATCATAGTGTTGGCAAGAAGGACATTCCGGTGGTCACTTGGCTGGCAACGCCCATCATTGTGGATGCCTTGGTTCGAGATCTGTCATCCGGACAGTGGTCATACCTGCTGAAGGTCTGGGATCCCGATGGGAGTTGCCATAACATCCGCCTCTTAGCTACCGATTTGACCTCTGAAAATTTCAGGCGGGCGCTGATGGATCACGGTGTTCGATGCAATACGACGACTAAAGGCCGGGAGCTTCTGGCATATTTTATCCAAGACTTTCCCGTAAACCGTCGTCTGACTCTGGTGGAATCCAGCGGCTGGCTGGATGAGGAATGCGCCGTCTTTGCTCTGCCCGATGCTGTTTTTGGGATTGCAGGTGACCAAGGAACTGACGGGTACCACATGGCAGAGCGCCTAATGGAATTTATGCAGGCCTACGGGCAGGCGGGGACTTTGGATGAGTGGCAGACCCATGTGGCGGCATTGTGCCAGGGCAATCCGCTCTTGGTGCTGGCGTTGTCTGCTGCTTTTCTGCCCCCTCTGCTACGCCTGACGGGAATGGAAAATATTGGTGTCCATTTCCGTGGCCCCAGCAGCTCAGGTAAGACCAGGTTGCTTAAGGTGGCCTCATCGGTGTGGGGGGATCCGCAGCAATATATCAATAGTTGGCGGACGACGGATAATGCACTGGAAACCTTGGCTGCGGCCCGCAACGATGCACTCTTGACGCTGGACGAACTGGGTTCCCTTTCAGCAGCTTCGGCAGGGGATGCTACATATTTGCTTGGTAATGGGCAAGGAAAGGGGCGAATGCGGGCGGATGCTTCCGCAAGACCGGTGACGAAATTCCGGCTGGTTTTTCTGTCTTCTGGGGAAATCTCACTGAATCAGTTGCTTCACCAGACCAACCAGCGTTCTATGGCAGGACATGAGGTGCGTTTGCTTGACGTCAAGGCCGACGCTGGGGCGGGGATGGGCATCATTCAAAGCCTCAACGGCTTTCAAAGCGCCCGGGAGTTGGTGGATCATCTTGATGAGGCCAGCCGTCGGTTCTATGGCACACCCATCAGGGCCTTCTTGACTCGGTTACTGGCTACAACCGAGGATAAGGATTGGACCGTTGCGCGTTTCGATGCGCAGATCCACCGCCTGCAGGCGGACTGGCACGTCCGAGGTGGAGACAACCAAGTGCATCGCGTTGCTCAACGCTTCGCTGCTGTAGCTGCCGCTGGGGAACTGGCAATTTTATGGCATATTCTTCCTTTTCAAGAGGGTGAAGCCATTGCGGCAGCACAGTGGTGTTTCCAGGCCTGGCTGAATGAACGAGGGGGTTCGGAATCCACTGATATCATCCGCGCTTATGAGGCATTGGTGCAAAAATTGCATCTCTACGGCTCTGCCCGCTTTGAGTGGATAAACCGCTCTGGACAAATTGGTCTGGGGGAAGGCACCAGGGTCCCAAACCCGTGCTGGGGTTATGGCAAGTGGATAGATAGCAGCGAAGCCAACCCGCAGTTTGAGTTTTGGATTCCTGTGCCGACTTTTGAGGCCGAGTTTTGCCAGGGGGTGACGAAGCAACAGCTGGCGGAACACTTGGTAGCTAAGGGCTTCATGGACCTGCCTAAGGCCGATACACGACGAGTCCCAGATATGAGACCAATGCGGGTGTACGCCGTCAAAGGTGCAATCCTTTCCGGAGAATTGCCCGAGGAGCAATTAGATACTGCCGTTTTTGAGGTGACAGGGGGGGGCAGCGGTTAG
- a CDS encoding glycosyltransferase family 2 protein, whose translation MAAEHHEVSLVVPCHNEAGNLSVLYERALAIMEQTQKSWELVCVNDGSKDDTLDRLLALHQTDPRVVVIDLSRNFGKEAALTAGLDHARGDCAIPLDADLQDPPELIPDLLAKWQEGYDVVNAVRLSRKGESWLKRASAHAFYRFINRMSDIPIPEDTGDFRLLSRPVLEALQRLPERRRFMKGLFAWVGFRTTVVYYHRDPRLSGKTTWNYWKLWNFAVEGITSFSKVPLQLAAHLGLIVSGLAFLYAIYLIIGTLVYGNPVKGYPSMMVTVLFLGGVQLIALGVIGEYLGRIYEETKGRPVYLVRNVSTNSQYPNGDQHDQE comes from the coding sequence GTGGCTGCAGAACATCACGAGGTTTCCCTGGTCGTACCCTGTCATAACGAGGCGGGCAATCTTTCCGTCCTCTACGAGCGCGCCCTTGCCATCATGGAGCAAACGCAGAAGTCGTGGGAACTAGTGTGCGTCAACGATGGCAGCAAAGACGATACACTGGATCGTCTGCTGGCTCTGCACCAAACGGATCCCAGAGTGGTGGTCATCGATCTCTCCCGTAATTTTGGCAAAGAAGCTGCGCTCACTGCGGGGCTGGATCACGCCCGTGGAGACTGCGCCATTCCGCTCGATGCTGACCTCCAAGACCCTCCAGAGCTTATCCCAGATCTTCTGGCCAAGTGGCAAGAAGGGTATGACGTTGTCAACGCGGTGCGCCTATCAAGAAAAGGGGAGTCATGGCTCAAGCGGGCCAGTGCTCACGCATTCTATCGGTTTATCAACCGGATGAGTGACATACCGATACCTGAAGACACCGGGGACTTCCGACTCCTTTCCCGACCGGTATTGGAAGCATTGCAAAGACTTCCTGAGCGCCGCAGGTTCATGAAGGGCCTTTTTGCATGGGTGGGTTTCCGAACAACCGTTGTGTATTACCATAGAGATCCTCGTCTATCTGGGAAAACCACCTGGAACTACTGGAAGCTCTGGAATTTTGCTGTGGAGGGCATCACATCCTTCAGTAAGGTACCACTACAGCTCGCGGCACATCTAGGACTGATCGTTTCGGGCCTGGCATTCCTCTACGCGATCTATCTAATTATCGGGACCCTAGTATATGGAAACCCTGTCAAGGGCTACCCATCCATGATGGTTACCGTCTTATTCCTGGGCGGTGTGCAGCTGATCGCGCTCGGTGTCATCGGTGAGTACCTTGGCAGAATCTATGAAGAGACAAAAGGTAGACCAGTGTATTTGGTGCGCAACGTCTCAACGAACTCTCAGTATCCCAACGGTGATCAGCATGATCAGGAATAA
- a CDS encoding integrase family protein, producing MVDRIKISKRAVDAIPLQAPGQPPRFYRDNELRGFGLKVTEHNKIFVAERRVNGKPKRVTIGAYGAPWTPENARNRAQQLLAEMAGGELPTEKKRQERVKGITLREAFLQYVQVRGLTPKTIKEYQRAVDLYLADWADRPLASITREKVSERFSSLAEERGAATANVVMRALRAIMNFAMHQYGTAERPLLRENPVQTLSHTRAWKKIPRRQGCLRPGDLGRWMAAVKELGNATLRDYLLFLLFTGLRREEAASLTWEQVDLANRMVTITNTKNHDPLELPLPEFLVDLLIQRRAEAGQAGSPFVFSSSGAKGYVQEPRKALAAVAKKTGVSVTVHDLRRTFITVADSLDISAYALKRLVNHRTDRGDVTAGYIVSGVERLREPMDRIAGAILAQVSGSDSPPFR from the coding sequence ATGGTAGACAGAATCAAGATTTCCAAGCGGGCAGTAGACGCCATCCCCTTGCAAGCACCCGGCCAGCCGCCGAGGTTTTACCGGGATAACGAGCTCCGTGGGTTTGGACTCAAGGTGACGGAGCACAACAAAATCTTCGTTGCCGAACGCCGGGTCAACGGCAAACCCAAGCGGGTGACCATCGGTGCTTATGGCGCTCCATGGACGCCTGAGAATGCCCGCAACAGGGCACAGCAATTGTTGGCGGAGATGGCCGGTGGTGAACTGCCGACGGAAAAAAAGCGGCAGGAACGTGTCAAAGGGATCACGCTCAGGGAGGCGTTTCTACAATACGTTCAAGTGCGGGGTCTGACCCCTAAGACCATCAAAGAATATCAGCGGGCAGTGGATCTCTATCTGGCCGACTGGGCGGACCGTCCCCTGGCCAGCATCACACGGGAAAAGGTCAGTGAGCGGTTCAGCAGTCTTGCGGAAGAGAGGGGTGCCGCCACGGCCAACGTGGTGATGCGGGCCTTGCGGGCCATCATGAATTTCGCTATGCATCAGTACGGCACCGCGGAGCGCCCCTTGCTTCGAGAAAACCCGGTGCAGACGCTTTCCCACACCCGCGCATGGAAAAAGATTCCCCGGCGGCAGGGTTGCCTGAGGCCGGGGGACTTGGGCCGTTGGATGGCGGCGGTCAAGGAACTGGGCAACGCCACCCTGCGGGATTATTTGCTGTTCCTTTTATTTACCGGCCTGCGGCGGGAAGAGGCGGCCAGCCTGACCTGGGAGCAGGTGGACTTGGCCAACCGCATGGTGACCATCACCAATACCAAGAATCACGACCCGCTGGAGCTGCCCTTGCCGGAGTTCTTGGTGGACCTTTTGATCCAGCGCCGTGCTGAGGCTGGTCAAGCGGGAAGCCCTTTTGTATTCTCCAGCAGTGGGGCGAAGGGCTACGTGCAGGAACCTCGGAAGGCCCTTGCGGCGGTGGCGAAAAAAACAGGGGTCAGCGTCACCGTTCACGACCTGCGGCGCACCTTCATCACCGTTGCCGACAGCCTGGACATTAGCGCTTACGCCCTGAAGCGGCTGGTGAACCACCGCACCGACCGGGGAGATGTCACAGCGGGCTATATCGTTAGCGGCGTGGAGCGGCTACGGGAGCCTATGGACCGGATTGCCGGAGCTATTCTTGCTCAGGTCTCTGGATCAGATTCCCCTCCCTTCCGTTGA
- a CDS encoding COG2958 family protein: MALNLAKTVLELLKSRSAEKLTARQIAEWIFENYPVECKEKKSKSRGDYIKSDADLVQQLVAEISSQRPRMQARHPELKTTEGRPRKYYYSERTDSAEVAAVESEGAASAADTHASKIGEHALYPMLSQYLWEEFGVFSKRIDEKRSSNKRGPNGNRWLYPDVVGMEDLSKEWHREVRDCVTQYSDKRTKLWSFEAKLLINRSNVRECFFQAVSNSSWANFGYLVAAEIGGTDTLKELRMLFAAHGIGFIKLDVDNPADSQVLIPARERDEIDWDMANRLATESRDFLEYLKLVKQFYQTGEARPADWDVLELND; this comes from the coding sequence ATGGCGTTGAATCTGGCAAAAACCGTATTGGAATTATTGAAGTCGCGTTCCGCCGAAAAGCTGACGGCGAGACAAATCGCCGAGTGGATTTTTGAAAACTATCCCGTCGAGTGTAAGGAAAAGAAATCCAAAAGTCGAGGCGACTACATCAAGTCTGATGCGGATTTGGTGCAGCAGCTCGTCGCAGAAATCAGCTCGCAGCGCCCACGCATGCAAGCACGGCATCCAGAGCTAAAAACCACCGAGGGGCGGCCGCGCAAGTACTACTACTCGGAGCGAACGGACAGCGCAGAGGTGGCTGCGGTCGAAAGCGAAGGGGCAGCGTCGGCAGCAGATACGCATGCATCAAAAATCGGCGAGCACGCGCTGTACCCGATGCTCTCTCAATACCTTTGGGAGGAATTCGGCGTGTTCTCCAAACGCATCGACGAAAAGCGCTCCTCGAACAAACGCGGACCCAACGGCAACCGTTGGCTGTACCCGGATGTGGTCGGCATGGAGGATTTGAGCAAGGAATGGCACCGCGAAGTCCGCGATTGCGTCACGCAGTATTCCGACAAGCGCACCAAGCTGTGGTCATTCGAGGCCAAGCTGCTGATAAACCGTTCGAACGTGCGCGAGTGTTTTTTTCAGGCGGTTTCGAATTCGTCGTGGGCAAATTTCGGCTACCTGGTCGCGGCTGAAATCGGCGGCACCGATACGTTAAAGGAGCTACGGATGCTGTTTGCCGCCCACGGCATCGGCTTCATCAAGCTGGACGTGGACAATCCTGCCGACAGTCAGGTGCTGATTCCGGCCCGCGAGCGCGATGAGATCGATTGGGACATGGCCAATCGACTGGCCACGGAGAGCCGGGATTTTTTGGAATACTTGAAGCTGGTGAAGCAGTTCTACCAGACCGGCGAGGCGCGCCCGGCGGACTGGGACGTTCTGGAACTGAACGATTGA
- a CDS encoding DUF6471 domain-containing protein, with product MEKKAGRKPLKQADLVAYEKARKLLKGEMLRLGFTTTDLARSLQLGGVEIDVNGLGRKIHKGGFSLAFFLQCMEAMGITQLDLYNARPPESRFSPELGIQRGEKMKLIDDEDPAYQRKGGESDPET from the coding sequence ATGGAAAAAAAGGCTGGAAGGAAGCCCTTGAAGCAAGCGGACTTGGTTGCATATGAGAAGGCAAGGAAACTCCTAAAAGGGGAGATGCTCCGTCTCGGATTCACAACTACAGACTTGGCGCGCAGCCTTCAGCTGGGTGGAGTAGAGATTGATGTCAACGGTCTCGGGAGGAAAATCCATAAGGGTGGCTTTTCTTTGGCATTTTTCCTCCAGTGCATGGAGGCCATGGGTATTACCCAGCTTGATCTCTACAATGCCCGCCCCCCAGAATCCCGCTTCTCCCCGGAGCTAGGTATTCAGCGTGGCGAAAAGATGAAGCTCATCGATGATGAAGACCCCGCCTATCAACGGAAGGGAGGGGAATCTGATCCAGAGACCTGA